A single Gemmatimonadota bacterium DNA region contains:
- a CDS encoding peptidyl-prolyl cis-trans isomerase produces the protein MRGIAKYIWFFLFIAFVGGFLLGDVSGLLGRSPVTPTTVVAKVNGDEVLYLTWQNLSLQLASEQERRNGRSLNLDERQQLEEQAFNQLVSELLLNQEYEARGIRVTKQEILDAVLNSPPPEVYQNPSFQTDGRFDPAKYQRFITSPIAKQQGIGVQLENYYRTEIPKQKLFSQLVTDAWVSDDRLFRMYRDERDSASVQYVALRPTPEQVTAAEVSDAEARKFYEQYDGRWERPGRAVISVVALSRIPTAADTAAVAARLRTLREEITSGRSTFEDVAKRESEDTVSGPQGGDLGRGPKGRFVPDFETAAFALRPGQISEPVKTSFGWHLIQATERKGDTLALRHILLSIRQADSTATATDRRADDLSSLAGGATEAAKFDSAAKTLGLLVTQIPVQQGQAAQYAGRQVGGLAGWAFSGLAVGETSDLIDDDQGYYLVRLDSIQQGGKQSFESVRQEILNVLKERKAVEGLVAKGQAILADARSTTLAAAAAKAGLNPELAGPFTRTGFVPGLGYFNEAVGAAFGIPVGSVGMARTDESVVVLTVTARTEASRESFEAQKAQQRDRVVQAFREQKVRTFLENLRREAKVVDRRKEINASLRRQTVAGT, from the coding sequence ATGCGGGGCATCGCCAAGTACATCTGGTTCTTCCTCTTCATCGCCTTCGTGGGCGGTTTCCTGCTGGGTGACGTGTCGGGCCTGCTCGGCCGGTCGCCGGTGACGCCGACGACGGTGGTCGCGAAGGTGAATGGCGATGAGGTGCTCTACCTCACCTGGCAGAACCTCTCCCTCCAGCTCGCGAGCGAGCAGGAACGGCGGAATGGACGCTCGCTCAACCTCGACGAGCGCCAGCAGCTCGAGGAGCAGGCCTTCAACCAGCTCGTTTCGGAGCTGCTCCTCAATCAGGAATACGAGGCGCGGGGCATCCGGGTCACGAAGCAGGAGATCCTCGACGCGGTGCTGAACTCCCCGCCGCCGGAGGTCTACCAGAACCCGAGCTTCCAGACCGACGGGCGCTTCGACCCGGCCAAGTACCAGCGCTTCATCACCTCCCCGATCGCGAAGCAGCAGGGCATCGGGGTGCAGCTCGAGAACTACTATCGGACCGAGATCCCCAAGCAGAAGCTCTTCTCGCAGCTCGTCACGGACGCGTGGGTGAGCGACGACCGCCTCTTCCGGATGTACCGCGACGAGCGGGACTCGGCGAGCGTGCAATACGTCGCGCTCCGCCCGACGCCGGAGCAGGTCACGGCGGCCGAGGTCTCGGACGCCGAGGCGCGCAAGTTCTACGAGCAGTACGATGGACGCTGGGAGCGTCCGGGGCGTGCCGTGATCTCCGTCGTGGCGCTCAGCCGGATCCCCACCGCCGCGGACACCGCCGCGGTGGCGGCCCGCCTCCGTACGCTGCGCGAGGAGATCACCAGCGGGCGGTCGACGTTCGAGGACGTCGCCAAGCGTGAGTCCGAGGACACCGTCTCCGGTCCGCAGGGCGGCGATCTGGGTCGCGGCCCCAAGGGGCGCTTCGTCCCGGACTTCGAGACGGCGGCATTCGCGCTGCGCCCGGGACAGATCTCGGAGCCGGTGAAGACCTCGTTCGGCTGGCACCTGATCCAGGCGACCGAGCGGAAGGGTGACACGCTTGCGCTCCGCCACATCCTGCTCAGCATCCGTCAGGCCGACTCGACCGCGACGGCCACCGACCGCCGGGCAGACGACCTCTCGTCGCTCGCGGGTGGCGCGACGGAGGCCGCCAAGTTCGACTCGGCCGCCAAGACGCTGGGGCTCCTCGTCACGCAGATCCCGGTGCAGCAGGGCCAGGCCGCCCAGTACGCCGGCCGGCAGGTGGGCGGGCTCGCCGGCTGGGCCTTCTCCGGCCTCGCGGTCGGGGAGACGAGCGACCTGATCGATGACGACCAGGGCTACTACCTCGTGCGCCTCGACTCGATCCAGCAGGGTGGCAAGCAGTCGTTCGAGTCCGTCCGGCAGGAGATCCTGAACGTGCTCAAGGAGCGGAAGGCCGTCGAGGGCCTCGTCGCGAAGGGCCAGGCGATCCTCGCTGACGCACGCTCGACGACCCTGGCCGCCGCCGCCGCGAAGGCGGGGCTGAACCCCGAGCTGGCTGGCCCCTTCACCCGCACCGGGTTCGTTCCCGGCCTCGGCTACTTCAATGAGGCCGTCGGTGCCGCCTTCGGGATCCCGGTCGGCTCGGTGGGCATGGCCCGGACGGACGAGTCCGTCGTCGTGCTGACGGTCACCGCGCGCACCGAGGCGTCACGCGAGAGCTTCGAGGCGCAGAAGGCGCAGCAGCGCGACCGCGTGGTGCAGGCGTTCCGCGAGCAGAAGGTGCGCACCTTCCTCGAGAACCTGCGTCGCGAGGCGAAGGTCGTGGACCGCCGCAAGGAGATCAACGCGAGCCTCCGTCGCCAGACGGTCGCCGGCACCTGA
- a CDS encoding tetratricopeptide repeat protein encodes MSAPNRVDELRKRYHENPRRFFAPLANEYRKTGFVDRAILLCEKHLGEQPGNMNGLVVYGQCLFETGRLDEARQPFEAALGLDPENLIALRHLGDIARLGGDTETARAWYGKLLEFDRRNDEVIALLAEVGGGAEQAPASASHAPNIISVAGSVRVTTATDAMAMGAIESPVAPTPAAPPTPTLPIPVVPPAPIRDSAATPRRAATPVDPSAKTIEVSAQPKPVKRASLLDVSFDFGEIGAAADAAPPPPAPEPVLPAEAAEYGFAATELGISAEEELDTLDSFIEASPVGESLSEMPEVEGIEKAEFSADVSPLAGLEASEFTGGDVAPMDGLDPIEFRPPDRPSVAVEGLEPAEFEPMGLEAIPDMGLEVTHDDPFGPPPADMPADLPADTSTELELTSSAEEAVVAEAAPEPAWPAGLEDIDASPAEPAEAIEEAPPARSDARADARASVAGLPLLEPFGTPTPLATPTVSDLPLLPSLEEAETVPIDLEAVRRSMETPATFVTETMAQVYVQQGHTEKAIEVYRQLVAQTPGDAELAARLRALEAPPAEPVAAELPAVEAPSAPRPARQTLGFDTPLSTEPIEEPAPANSMLKATSFDGISLSTPDTPSRGSAPVLPVRDSVATGPSAREFFARFAHRSLTPIATPVVTAAPPAEPTSAPSAAGRMLSPLDELFGTGVLPEDEAAAHRLAGVGATSGPSGGSALDSLFGEGPSAPMPAETPRSSSATTPSRGTVPRASEKLRFDQFFASSTPVEGSAATPAPAPAPDAAPELGADDASLEDGEPGEDDDLDQFQGWLRGLTS; translated from the coding sequence ATGTCCGCACCCAATCGCGTCGACGAACTTCGAAAGCGGTACCACGAGAACCCGCGGCGCTTCTTCGCGCCGCTGGCCAACGAGTACCGCAAGACCGGATTCGTCGACCGGGCCATCCTGCTCTGCGAGAAGCACCTCGGCGAGCAGCCCGGCAACATGAATGGCCTCGTCGTCTACGGGCAGTGCCTGTTCGAGACCGGCCGCCTTGACGAAGCCCGCCAGCCCTTCGAGGCCGCCCTGGGGCTCGACCCCGAGAACCTGATCGCCCTCCGCCACCTCGGCGACATCGCCCGCCTCGGCGGGGACACCGAGACCGCGCGCGCCTGGTACGGGAAGCTCCTCGAGTTCGACCGCCGCAACGACGAGGTCATCGCCCTGCTCGCCGAGGTCGGCGGCGGGGCCGAGCAGGCCCCGGCGAGCGCCTCGCATGCGCCGAACATCATCTCGGTCGCGGGGTCGGTGCGCGTCACCACCGCGACCGACGCGATGGCGATGGGTGCGATCGAGTCGCCCGTGGCGCCCACGCCCGCCGCTCCCCCGACGCCGACGCTGCCGATCCCGGTCGTGCCGCCGGCCCCGATCCGCGACAGCGCGGCGACCCCGCGGCGCGCCGCGACGCCGGTCGACCCGTCGGCCAAGACCATCGAGGTCTCGGCGCAGCCGAAGCCGGTCAAGCGGGCGTCGCTGCTCGACGTCAGCTTCGACTTCGGCGAGATCGGCGCCGCCGCGGACGCCGCTCCGCCGCCGCCGGCCCCCGAGCCCGTCCTCCCCGCCGAGGCGGCCGAGTACGGTTTCGCCGCGACGGAGCTGGGAATCTCGGCCGAGGAGGAGCTCGACACGCTCGACTCGTTCATCGAAGCATCGCCGGTGGGGGAGTCGCTGTCGGAGATGCCGGAAGTCGAAGGCATCGAGAAGGCGGAGTTCAGCGCCGACGTGTCGCCGCTCGCGGGGCTCGAGGCCTCCGAGTTCACCGGCGGCGATGTCGCGCCGATGGATGGGCTCGATCCGATCGAGTTCCGGCCGCCCGACCGTCCGTCCGTTGCCGTCGAGGGCCTCGAGCCGGCCGAGTTCGAGCCGATGGGTCTCGAGGCGATCCCCGACATGGGGCTCGAGGTCACGCACGACGATCCGTTCGGGCCGCCGCCCGCCGACATGCCCGCGGACTTGCCCGCGGACACCTCGACGGAACTCGAGTTGACCTCGTCGGCCGAGGAGGCCGTCGTCGCCGAGGCCGCTCCGGAACCGGCATGGCCGGCGGGACTCGAGGACATCGATGCGTCGCCGGCGGAGCCCGCCGAGGCGATCGAGGAAGCGCCCCCCGCGCGTTCCGATGCCCGCGCCGACGCGCGCGCGTCCGTCGCCGGGCTGCCGCTCCTCGAGCCGTTCGGCACGCCGACTCCCTTGGCGACGCCGACGGTCAGCGACCTGCCGCTCCTGCCCAGCCTCGAGGAGGCCGAGACCGTTCCGATCGACCTCGAGGCCGTGCGGCGGAGCATGGAGACGCCGGCGACCTTCGTGACCGAGACGATGGCGCAGGTGTACGTGCAGCAGGGACACACCGAGAAGGCGATCGAGGTCTATCGGCAGCTCGTGGCGCAGACGCCGGGCGACGCCGAGCTGGCGGCGCGACTGCGCGCGCTCGAGGCGCCACCGGCGGAGCCGGTGGCGGCCGAGCTTCCCGCTGTCGAAGCGCCGTCGGCGCCGAGGCCGGCGCGGCAGACCCTCGGGTTCGACACGCCGCTGTCGACCGAGCCGATCGAGGAGCCCGCTCCCGCGAACTCCATGCTCAAGGCGACCTCGTTCGACGGGATCTCGCTGAGCACGCCGGACACGCCCTCGCGCGGGTCGGCGCCGGTCTTGCCCGTACGGGACTCGGTGGCCACCGGTCCGAGTGCTCGCGAGTTCTTCGCGCGGTTCGCGCATCGCTCGCTCACGCCCATCGCGACGCCCGTGGTGACGGCCGCCCCGCCGGCGGAGCCCACGTCGGCACCATCGGCGGCGGGGCGCATGCTCAGCCCGCTGGATGAGCTCTTCGGGACTGGCGTCCTGCCCGAGGACGAGGCGGCCGCGCATCGGCTCGCCGGGGTCGGGGCCACGTCGGGTCCGTCGGGCGGGAGCGCGCTCGATTCACTGTTCGGCGAAGGGCCGTCCGCCCCCATGCCGGCGGAGACGCCACGTTCCTCGAGTGCGACCACGCCGTCGCGCGGCACCGTGCCGCGTGCCTCGGAGAAGCTTCGCTTCGACCAGTTCTTCGCGAGCTCGACACCGGTCGAGGGCTCGGCGGCGACGCCGGCTCCCGCGCCGGCGCCGGATGCGGCGCCCGAGCTCGGCGCCGACGACGCGTCGCTGGAGGATGGGGAGCCGGGCGAGGACGACGATCTCGACCAGTTCCAGGGCTGGCTGCGGGGGCTGACCTCGTGA
- a CDS encoding 3-dehydroquinate dehydratase has product MRIAVLNGPNLNLLGIREPQIYGTTTLGEIEARLEELGAELGVTLLFSQFNEEGRMIEAIHNCRGVVAGALVNAGAWTHTSLALRDALVGVSLPYVEVHLTNIHAREPERRHSWLAPGALAIVSGFGADSYELGLRGLVRALGGAPSGAR; this is encoded by the coding sequence GTGAGGATCGCGGTCCTCAACGGGCCGAATCTCAACCTGCTCGGGATCCGCGAGCCGCAGATCTACGGCACGACCACGCTCGGCGAGATCGAGGCGCGTCTCGAGGAGCTCGGCGCCGAGCTGGGGGTGACGCTCCTCTTCTCGCAGTTCAACGAGGAGGGGCGGATGATCGAGGCGATCCACAACTGCCGTGGCGTGGTGGCCGGCGCGCTCGTGAACGCGGGCGCATGGACGCACACGAGCCTCGCGCTGCGCGACGCGCTCGTGGGGGTCTCGCTGCCGTACGTGGAGGTGCACCTCACGAACATCCACGCGCGCGAGCCCGAACGACGGCACTCCTGGCTCGCGCCGGGCGCCCTCGCGATCGTCTCGGGGTTCGGTGCCGACAGCTATGAGCTCGGGCTGCGCGGGCTCGTCCGCGCGCTGGGTGGGGCGCCCTCCGGCGCCCGGTAG
- a CDS encoding ZIP family metal transporter, whose amino-acid sequence MSSLVYAVLAAAGNLVGAVAITARPRWAPRTLELFLAFSAGFLVAVAVTGLLPEALAHSGAQGALVVLGGFLAVHLTQHALVGHFHFGEETHHVSRAVSASALAGLLLHTFVDGVAIASAFGVSQELGVIVFGAIVLHKVPEGLAIASLWIAAGRTRSAALGAAAALGIATLAGVVLTDLSTTLEHWGLALSAGVTLYVGASNLIPEFQGKAGWGHNVAFFGGCGIAVGMRALIGH is encoded by the coding sequence GTGTCCTCCCTCGTCTACGCCGTGCTCGCGGCCGCCGGGAACCTCGTCGGGGCCGTCGCGATCACCGCGCGGCCGCGCTGGGCGCCCCGGACGCTCGAGCTCTTCCTCGCGTTCTCGGCGGGCTTCCTCGTGGCCGTTGCCGTCACCGGGTTGCTCCCCGAGGCCCTCGCGCACTCGGGTGCGCAGGGGGCGCTGGTGGTCCTGGGCGGCTTCCTGGCGGTGCACCTCACGCAGCATGCACTGGTGGGGCACTTCCACTTCGGTGAGGAGACCCACCACGTGAGTCGCGCCGTGAGCGCATCGGCGCTCGCGGGGTTGTTGCTCCATACGTTCGTCGACGGCGTCGCCATCGCGAGTGCGTTCGGGGTGAGTCAGGAGCTCGGGGTGATCGTCTTCGGGGCGATCGTGCTCCACAAGGTGCCGGAGGGGCTCGCGATCGCGTCGCTCTGGATCGCCGCCGGCCGCACGCGTTCGGCGGCGCTCGGGGCCGCGGCGGCGCTCGGCATCGCCACCCTCGCCGGCGTCGTCCTCACGGATCTCAGCACGACGCTCGAGCACTGGGGGCTCGCCCTCTCCGCGGGCGTGACGCTGTACGTGGGTGCCTCCAACCTGATCCCCGAGTTCCAGGGCAAGGCGGGGTGGGGCCACAACGTCGCGTTCTTCGGCGGGTGCGGGATCGCCGTCGGGATGCGCGCGCTCATCGGCCACTGA
- a CDS encoding replication-associated recombination protein A — MGAPLASRLRPRTLDEVVGQSHLLGPGKPLRVAMEAGETGSILLWGPPGTGKTTIARLVARHVEGEFVPFSAVTDGVPRIRELVGEAEQRRALGARTVLFVDEIHRFNRGQQDALLPHVESGLLTLIGATTENPSFEINGALLSRMRVFVLQPLGAESIAELLRVAIDDADRGLGGRGLVLVDDACALLAEQADGDARRALTVLDAAAVLAEAADADASGARHISRGLITDALQQRVASYDKSGEQHFNLISAYHKALRGSDPQGALYWLARMIEGGEDPLYIARRTVRFAAEDVGLADPRALEVAIAARDAFHFLGSPEGDLALAEAAVYLATAPKSNRVYVAWKAALDAARATPAAAVPLHIRNAPTGLMKELGYGAGYQYAHDAPGAYVPQDYLPDELRAREFYVPGPFGFEKEVEKRLAWWRALRDRHEQAQSTNPGAQAPLPEDG; from the coding sequence ATGGGCGCCCCACTCGCGTCGCGGCTACGCCCGCGGACGCTCGATGAGGTCGTCGGGCAGTCGCACCTGCTCGGGCCGGGCAAGCCGCTCCGCGTCGCCATGGAGGCCGGCGAGACCGGATCCATCCTTCTCTGGGGGCCGCCGGGCACGGGCAAGACGACCATCGCCCGCCTGGTCGCGCGCCATGTCGAGGGCGAGTTCGTGCCGTTCAGCGCGGTCACCGACGGCGTGCCGCGCATCCGCGAACTGGTCGGCGAGGCGGAACAGCGCCGCGCGCTCGGCGCGCGCACGGTGCTCTTCGTCGACGAGATCCACCGGTTCAATCGCGGACAGCAGGACGCCCTGCTGCCGCACGTGGAGAGCGGTCTCCTCACGCTCATCGGGGCGACGACGGAGAATCCGAGCTTCGAGATCAACGGCGCGTTGCTCTCGCGCATGCGCGTCTTCGTGCTCCAGCCGCTCGGGGCGGAGAGCATCGCCGAACTCCTCCGCGTGGCGATCGACGACGCCGATCGCGGACTCGGCGGTCGCGGACTGGTCCTCGTGGACGATGCCTGCGCCCTCCTCGCCGAACAGGCCGACGGGGACGCGCGCCGCGCCCTGACCGTGCTCGACGCGGCGGCGGTGCTGGCCGAGGCGGCGGACGCCGATGCGTCGGGCGCACGACACATCTCGCGCGGGCTCATCACCGACGCGCTCCAGCAGCGGGTCGCGAGCTACGACAAGTCGGGCGAGCAGCATTTCAATCTCATCTCCGCCTACCACAAGGCGCTGCGCGGCTCCGATCCGCAGGGCGCGCTCTACTGGCTGGCGCGGATGATCGAGGGCGGGGAGGATCCGCTCTACATCGCGCGCCGCACGGTGCGCTTCGCGGCCGAGGACGTGGGGCTCGCCGATCCCCGCGCGCTCGAGGTCGCGATCGCGGCCCGCGACGCCTTCCACTTCCTCGGCTCGCCCGAGGGGGACCTGGCCCTCGCCGAGGCGGCGGTGTATCTCGCGACGGCGCCCAAGTCGAACCGCGTCTACGTGGCGTGGAAGGCCGCGCTCGACGCCGCGCGCGCCACGCCGGCGGCCGCGGTGCCGTTGCACATCCGGAACGCACCGACCGGCCTGATGAAGGAACTGGGGTATGGCGCCGGGTATCAGTACGCGCACGATGCGCCGGGCGCGTACGTGCCGCAGGATTACCTTCCGGACGAGCTCCGCGCGCGCGAGTTCTACGTGCCCGGCCCGTTCGGATTCGAGAAGGAAGTGGAGAAGCGGCTTGCGTGGTGGCGCGCCCTGCGCGACCGCCACGAGCAGGCCCAGTCGACCAACCCGGGAGCACAGGCTCCCCTGCCGGAGGACGGATGA
- a CDS encoding LEA type 2 family protein — MRRWMMGLALVSVATIAGCKTLARQAFANPVVEVKDVRVKGVGLQGGSLDVILDVYNPNDYRIDARSISYTVFVDSAQIATGEIERLMTLSNLGHSEVVVPVEFTFAAVQKAMQKFALRGSLDYRVTGAFTMVTPIGSITRPYSGQGRLDSFR; from the coding sequence ATGCGTCGTTGGATGATGGGACTCGCGCTGGTCTCGGTGGCGACGATCGCCGGGTGCAAGACGCTCGCGCGCCAGGCGTTCGCCAATCCGGTCGTCGAGGTCAAGGACGTGCGCGTGAAGGGCGTCGGCCTGCAGGGCGGCTCGCTCGACGTGATCCTCGACGTCTACAATCCGAACGACTACCGCATCGACGCCCGGAGCATCAGCTACACCGTGTTCGTCGACTCGGCGCAGATCGCGACGGGCGAGATCGAGCGGCTCATGACGCTGTCGAACCTCGGGCACTCCGAGGTCGTGGTGCCGGTGGAGTTCACCTTCGCCGCCGTGCAGAAGGCGATGCAGAAGTTCGCGCTGCGCGGCAGCCTCGACTACCGCGTCACGGGCGCGTTCACGATGGTCACGCCGATCGGCAGCATCACCCGGCCCTATTCGGGGCAGGGGCGGCTCGACTCGTTCCGGTGA
- the hflX gene encoding GTPase HflX gives MLVGAPIKRTNARHHVSEHLEELERLADTAGALVVGTLTQQLDRPDPSTYIGRGKVEELKSMLVAHDATLVIFDDELSPAQGKNLEGELGKRVIDRAELILDIFAVRARSAEARMQVELAQLEYSLPRLTRMWTHLEKFRGGIGVRGPGETQLETDRRLVGQRIKLLKDRLEEVTKARHQQRAGRTGAFRASLVGYTNAGKSSILRGVSGASEVFVEDRLFATLDPLTREVDLGDHQSVLLTDTVGFIRKLPHHLVASFRATLEEVREADLLLHVIDASHPSWEEQRLVVDDVLADLGVQDVPMVYVFNKSDRLLPEVREALSARIENLAPGSIFTSAAEPAGLEPLRDLLRERHRQRRAEVELLLPMTDGRLIAEAHRVGEVLSTEADDEAGVLRIRGRFDAASLGRLQRGGATRP, from the coding sequence ATCCTCGTCGGCGCGCCCATCAAGCGCACCAACGCGCGGCATCACGTCTCCGAACACCTCGAGGAACTCGAGCGGCTCGCGGACACCGCGGGCGCGCTCGTCGTCGGCACCCTCACCCAGCAGCTCGACCGTCCGGACCCGTCCACCTACATCGGGCGCGGAAAGGTGGAGGAGCTCAAGTCGATGCTCGTGGCGCACGACGCCACGCTCGTCATCTTCGACGATGAGCTCTCGCCCGCCCAGGGCAAGAACCTCGAGGGCGAACTCGGCAAGCGCGTCATCGATCGCGCCGAGCTCATCCTCGACATCTTCGCGGTGCGCGCCCGCTCGGCCGAGGCGCGGATGCAGGTGGAACTCGCCCAGCTCGAGTACTCGCTCCCGCGCCTGACGCGGATGTGGACGCACCTCGAGAAGTTCCGCGGCGGCATCGGCGTGCGCGGTCCCGGCGAGACGCAGCTCGAGACCGACCGTCGCCTCGTCGGCCAGCGGATCAAGCTCCTCAAGGATCGGCTCGAGGAGGTCACGAAGGCGCGGCACCAGCAGCGCGCGGGACGCACCGGGGCCTTCCGCGCCTCGCTCGTCGGGTACACCAACGCGGGCAAGAGCTCCATCCTCCGCGGCGTCTCGGGGGCCTCCGAGGTCTTCGTCGAGGACCGGCTCTTCGCGACCCTCGACCCGCTCACGCGCGAGGTCGATCTCGGGGATCACCAGTCGGTGCTGCTCACTGACACCGTCGGCTTCATCCGCAAGCTCCCTCACCACCTCGTCGCCAGCTTCCGCGCGACCCTCGAGGAGGTGCGCGAAGCCGACCTGCTCCTCCATGTGATCGACGCGAGCCATCCCTCGTGGGAGGAACAGCGCCTCGTCGTCGATGACGTCCTCGCCGACCTCGGCGTGCAGGACGTGCCGATGGTCTACGTCTTCAACAAGTCCGACCGGCTGCTGCCCGAGGTGCGCGAGGCGCTCTCGGCGCGCATCGAGAACCTCGCGCCGGGATCGATCTTCACGTCGGCGGCCGAGCCCGCCGGGCTCGAGCCGCTGCGCGACCTGCTCCGCGAGCGCCATCGTCAGCGTCGTGCCGAGGTCGAGCTGCTCCTGCCGATGACCGACGGGCGCCTCATCGCCGAGGCGCACCGCGTGGGGGAGGTCCTCTCGACGGAGGCGGATGACGAGGCGGGGGTGCTGCGCATCCGCGGGCGCTTCGACGCGGCATCGCTCGGGCGCCTCCAACGGGGCGGGGCGACGCGCCCGTGA
- a CDS encoding aminopeptidase P family protein, whose product MSASAGRLARLRQSLAASGLDALLVSALPNIRYLTGFSGSNGLVLVTPSECVLLTDFRYATQVKTEVAPEVRVVIESSSLWTRLWKVLGDQSATKVLAFESAHVTHQDAARFLDAASEGSRWLWRPAINLVEVLRESKDEDEIGRIREAVRIAEHALGATLPHVRAGMTELEVAGRLEHELRSAGSEGFAFETIIAAGARSALPHARASRQPIAKGDLLLFDFGAIHAGYVSDITRTFVVGAPPTARQLEVHTAVREANGSASALVRAGMRGRDADALARDYIDRLGFGDAFGHSLGHGIGLEIHEAPRLAKTAETPLPTGAVVTIEPGIYLEGWGGVRIEDDVVLGSEGPEILTGFTRELLQL is encoded by the coding sequence GTGAGCGCGTCGGCCGGGCGCCTCGCGCGCCTGCGGCAGTCGCTCGCGGCGAGCGGCCTCGACGCGCTGCTCGTCAGCGCGCTCCCGAACATCCGGTACCTGACCGGCTTCTCCGGGTCGAACGGACTCGTGCTCGTCACGCCGTCGGAGTGCGTGCTGCTCACCGACTTCCGGTACGCGACGCAGGTGAAGACCGAGGTCGCGCCGGAGGTCCGCGTGGTCATCGAGTCCTCGTCCCTCTGGACGCGGCTGTGGAAGGTGCTCGGCGACCAGTCGGCGACGAAGGTCCTCGCGTTCGAGAGCGCGCACGTCACGCACCAGGACGCCGCGCGCTTCCTCGACGCCGCGAGCGAGGGGTCGCGCTGGCTCTGGCGCCCGGCGATCAACCTGGTCGAGGTGCTGCGCGAGTCGAAGGACGAGGACGAGATCGGGCGGATCCGCGAGGCCGTGCGCATCGCCGAGCACGCGCTCGGCGCGACGCTCCCGCACGTGCGGGCGGGGATGACGGAGCTGGAGGTGGCGGGGCGGCTCGAGCACGAGCTGCGGTCGGCCGGGAGCGAGGGCTTCGCGTTCGAGACGATCATCGCCGCCGGCGCCCGGTCGGCGCTGCCGCACGCGCGCGCCTCGCGCCAGCCGATCGCGAAGGGGGACCTCCTCCTGTTCGACTTCGGGGCGATCCACGCGGGGTACGTCTCGGACATCACGCGGACCTTCGTCGTCGGCGCGCCGCCGACCGCACGGCAGCTGGAGGTCCACACCGCGGTTCGGGAAGCCAACGGGAGCGCTTCGGCGCTCGTTCGGGCAGGAATGCGCGGCCGGGATGCCGACGCGCTCGCGAGGGACTACATTGACCGCCTTGGCTTCGGCGACGCCTTCGGGCACTCGTTGGGGCACGGGATCGGGTTGGAGATCCATGAAGCCCCCCGGTTGGCGAAGACCGCGGAGACGCCACTGCCGACCGGCGCGGTCGTCACGATCGAGCCGGGGATCTATCTCGAAGGGTGGGGCGGGGTGCGCATCGAGGACGACGTCGTCCTCGGCAGCGAAGGCCCCGAGATCCTCACGGGATTCACGCGGGAGCTGTTGCAGTTGTAG
- the accB gene encoding acetyl-CoA carboxylase biotin carboxyl carrier protein, with protein sequence MEPSSIPLSQLTSASNDRSSVRQEAARDARRVHGGLDGDLVRQGHADPAEQDADRARGHAVRPRRRTAPAAPAPAPAAAAAAPVAAAAAPAPAAGGNLTDVKSPMVGTYYGAPEPGAKPYVSVGQQIKKGQVLCIIEAMKIMNEIESEVSGTVVEMNATDAHPVEYGQVLFRVQANG encoded by the coding sequence ATGGAACCGTCATCCATCCCCCTCTCACAACTCACTTCTGCCTCCAATGATCGATCTTCGGTACGTCAAGAAGCTGCTCGAGATGCTCGACGAGTCCACGGTGGACTCGATGGAGATCTCGTCCGACAAGGGCATGCGGATCCGGCTGAGCAAGACGCCGACCGCGCGCGGGGTCATGCAGTACGCCCCCGCCGCCGCACCGCCCCCGCCGCGCCCGCGCCTGCGCCTGCCGCGGCGGCGGCCGCCCCCGTGGCCGCCGCGGCCGCACCCGCTCCGGCCGCGGGCGGCAATCTCACCGACGTGAAGTCCCCGATGGTCGGGACCTACTACGGCGCGCCGGAGCCCGGCGCCAAGCCCTACGTCTCGGTCGGCCAGCAGATCAAGAAGGGCCAGGTCCTCTGCATCATCGAGGCGATGAAGATCATGAACGAGATCGAGAGCGAGGTCTCGGGGACCGTCGTCGAGATGAACGCGACCGACGCGCATCCCGTGGAGTACGGCCAGGTGCTCTTCCGCGTGCAGGCGAATGGCTGA